TCTCGGCCCGCGTCCATAAGGAAACCCAGCGCCGCAAGAACGCCCTGGAAACCTCGTCGATGCCTACCAAGCTGGCTGACTGCCGGACCGACGACGTCGCCCGGTCGGAACTGTTCATCGTCGAAGGTGACTCCGCGCTGGGTACTGCCAAGCTTGCGCGCTCCTCTGACTTCCAGGCGCTGCTCCCCATCCGAGGCAAGATCCTGAATGTGCAGAAGGCCTCGGTGGGGGACATGCTCTCCAATGCTGAGTGCGCGGCGCTGATCCAGGTGGTGGGTGCCGGCTCGGGCCGCAGTTTCGATATTGACGCAGCCAGGTACGGCAAGGTCATCCTCATGACTGACGCCGACGTGGATGGCGCGCACATCCGTACCCTCCTGCTGACGCTGTTCTTCCGCTACATGCGTCCCATGGTTGAGGCCGGCCGCGTTTTTGCCGCGGTACCGCCTTTGCACCGGGTTGAAGTCATCAACCCGGGCCAGAAGGCCAACGAGATGATCTACACCTACTCCGAGGCCGAACTTCATGTCCTCCTCAATAACCTCGCCAAGGAGGGGAAGCGCTACAAGGAGCCCATCCAGCGCTACAAGGGCCTGGGCGAAATGGATGCGCAACAACTGGCCGAAACCACTATGGACCCGCGCCACCGCACCCTCCGGAAGGTGGGCATCGACAGTGCCCAGCGGGCAGAAGAAGTGTTCGACCTCCTGATGGGCTCGGACGTGGCGCCGCGCAAGGAGTTCATTATTGCCGGGGCCGCGACCCTGGACAGGGAGCGCATCGACGCTTAGCGGCTGGCTGGCGGAGCCGATGCGCCGCCGTTCTTAGCCGCGCCGCTGTTCTTTGCCGGGCTGGCGGCCGGGGCTGCAAAGGCTGCTGCACCCACTGCCAGGGCCAACGCGCCTAGTCCCCAGGGCAGGCCTGCGGCGACCGCAACTCCGCCCACCAGCAAGGGGCCTCCCGCGTCGCCGAGTTCACGTCCGAGCTCTGCCGACCCCATGGTCCGGCCCAGGCGTTCGGGAGGCGTCGAGTCGGCGAGATGGGCGAAGGCCAGCGGCGTAGCTACGCCAATTCCGAGCCCGATGAGGATGGCAGCGCAGTACGTCCGGCCGGCACCAGGCAGGAGCCCCGCCATGAGCGTGCCGAGGGCGATGGCTACCAATCCAGCCACCATGCCGGGCTTGTCGGCGAGCAGGCCGCGGTCGCGAAGGCGGCCGATCCGTGGCTGTATCAAGGATGACGCAACGGCGAGGACCGTCACCACGGCAACACTGCCTGCCGTACCGAGGCCTTCGCGGGCCGCCAGTGCCGGGAGGAATCCGACGGCGGCGCCCAAGGCCCCCGTTGCAGCGGCGAGGACCAGCGTTGGCCCCAAGAACGAGCGCTCCGTGCTTTGGCGCCACACATCGACGATGGTGTACCGCGGCCGGGGAAGCGGCGCCAGGGCAGGAACGGCGACGGCGGCCCACGCTGCCACCACCAGGCCGAGGGCTGAGAGGATGAGGAACAGCAAAGCGAAGCCGCCGGCCATGATGGCCAAGGCTCCCAGCAGGGGCCCTATGGCGTATCCGAGTCCCTTCCACGAGCCGTACCGTCCAAAGTAGTGGCCGGTCTTCCCGCCGGCCAGCCGGGCAACGCCTGCGGACGATGCAGGGGAGAACGCCGACGCTGCCATCCCTTGGCCCAGGCGGGCTGCGGCAAGCATGGCCGGTTGATCTGCCCAGAGGCCGATCAGGGAGGCGAGGGAGAAGGCGACCAGGCCGCCCACGATGACTGGCTTGGGACCGATGCGGTCGCTCAGGGCGCCAAAAACGGGTTTGAGGAACACCTCGGCGATGTCGTACAGAGCCAGCAGGATGCCAAGCCCCAGGAGGCTGAGCCCAATGTCCGCACTTTCCGCCCCCAGCCCGGCGGCGACGGCATGGGCGCCGAAGGCTGTGGTAAATCCTGCGGCGTACAGGGGCCAGCGTTGGACTGCGGCGAGGCGCGCGGAGTCGGACGATTCTGAGACATTCACGGCTCCAATGTAACAGCTGCTACATTTTAAATTGTGATTGATGAACGTTGGCTGCTGATCCTCGTCCAGGTTCCGTCGCAGCCGTCCCGGCATCGGGTAGCTGTTTGGCGTGAACTCCGCAGGATTGGCGCCGTCCCGTTGTCCCCGGGAACATGGGTCCTGCCCGTCCATCCGGCCTTCGACGACGGACTGGCCAGGGCTGAGGAGCTTGTTGCCAAGGGCGGAGGCTCTTGGACATTGGTGGACGCCGCACCGCGAAACCAGGGTGCGGACACCTTCCGGAGTGCCTACGAAGCGGCCCGGCTGGAGGAGTGGTCCGAGTTCATGGCGGATTGCGGAAAGTTCGAGCAGGAAATTGCCAAGGAAATATCCCGGGAAAAGTTCACCTTCGCAGAACTCGAAGAGGAAGAGCAGAGCCTGGAACGCCTGAGGCGCTGGTTCCGTGAATTGAAGTCCCGCGATGTCCTGCATCTCCCTCAGGCAGGGGAAGCCGCCGACCATCTTGCGCGGTGCGTGACGGCGCTCGAGCACTACGCCTCAATGGTCTATGAGGTCACACTGCCGCAGTAGCTGCCTTACGCCAGCAACCCCGGCACTTACCCCAGCAGTCCCGGCACAATCAGCAGTGCTGTCGGGACGGCCAGCAGGAGGATTGAGGCCGCGAGGACCAGGATGCGCAGACCCCTGGTGAGCGGAGGCTGCGGTGAGAGAAGGCGGCTGACGCGGGACGCCGTCGTACGCGGTGAATCGGCGCCTCCGGTAGCGCTGACTGAACTGCCCTCGACCACCGCGCCTCCCGTGGTGAAGGCGTGGGTTCCGATGGTCGGCTGGGACGAGCCGCTGGCGACGATGGCGATGGCCTTGATGAGTGTCCCTTTGCTTTCCGTCCGGAGGGCGACGTCGTCGGCCAGCATCTCGATCAGGGAGTTCACGGCGGTCTGGGCGAGCCGGGTGGTGGGAAACCACGGTAAGGCCTGCCGCCAGGCGGCGAAGGCCCACAGGAGGAGGTCGTGGCGTTGGGAAAGGTGGGCATTCTCGTGAATGAGGACGGCCCTGAGTTCGGCGGGTTCGAGGGCCGCCATGAGGCCATCGGAGAGCACGGTCACTGAGCGGGCGCCGCCGGGCAGGCAGTACGCCACTGGCGAGTCGTGGTTGATGACCACGGTTCCCGGGCCGTCGTCGGAGGGTGATGCGAGCAGGGCCAGTAGTTCGCGGTGCCGGCGCCGCTGGCGCTCAATCTTGTAGTAGGTCAGCAGCAGGGTGAAGACCAGGTGCGCGGTCAGGAGCGCGGCTGCCGACAGGGCGAAGAGGTGCCAGAATCCCAGCGCCGTGGTGGGTTCGTTGTGGAAGACCATTCCTGCCAGGCTCCGGAGGCCGGCGAGGAGATTGTCGCCCACGGGCTCCAGGCCGTACACAAGCATGGCGCCGATCATGGAAAGACCACCGGCCAGGGCGATCGCCTGCCACAGCACCATGGCGGTGAAGGGGGAGCGGGCTGGCCACTGTGCACGTGACAACAGGACGGGTACAGGCCAAGCCAGAATCAATGCCAGGACCGCAAGCAGGTATGAGGTCCAGAACATAGTGGCTAATTGTAGCCGAGCAGTTTGCGCAGTGTTGCGGCTTCGCTTTCGGTGACGGAGCCAATGAATCGGGCCAGGACGGCTTCCCGGTCAGGAGCGGAGCCAAGGACCTCATGCATCAACTCGGCCGTGTGGTCTGCGCGGCTGGAGACGGCCTGGTAACGGTGCGGGCGCGTGCCGCGCTCGCGCTCCACGAGGCCCTTCTTTTCCAGGCGGGAGAGCACGGTAAGGACCGTTGTTACGGCCAGGTCCTTGCCCTGGTGCCCCGCCGAGCCGTCGCCGGCCTCGGAATCCTGCGCGAGCAGGTCGCGCAGCGTGTTGGCAGTTGCAGCCTCCTGGCCTGCCCAGAGCAGATCCATGACTGCCCGTTCCAGTTCCCCAAGACTTGCCATCAATACGTCCCTACCTTCCGCATCCCAACAACAGCACTTCTGCTGCCCGGTGCGACGATCCAACATTCATTCTCTAATTTACCGCTTTTCAACTCTCCATTCTACGTCAGGTAGAACTATCGGCGCGCCGCGTGCCGGAGGAGGGCCTTGCGCGTGCGTAACGCCACTTGAAGAATGGGTTTGGTCTGCCGCCATTTGTTCTACACTGTGTAGAAGACAAGTTTTCTACAGAACGTAGAAGTACCGTCACTGCACTTCGGTCCACCGCACAAAGGACAGCCATGGACGCTTTGGAAATCGCACGCTGGCAATTCGGCATCACTACCGTCTACCACTTCATGATGGTGCCCCTCACCATTGGCCTCGGCCTGGTGGTGGCCATCATCCAGACCCTCTGGTACCGCACGGGCAAGCCCGAGTACCTGCGCATGACCAAGTTCTGGGGAAAGCTGTTCCTCATCAACTTCATCATGGGCGTGGCAACCGGAATCGTGCAGGAATTCCAGTTCGGGATGGCCTGGAGTGAGTACAGCCGGTTCGTGGGGGACGTCTTCGGCGCTCCACTGGCCCTTGAGGCGCTGCTGGCCTTCTTCGTGGAGTCCACGTTCCTCGGACTATGGATTTTCGGCTGGAAGCAGCTCAAGCGCGGCGTGCACCTGGCCTGCCTGTGGATTGCCGTGATCGGCTCGGTCTTTTCCGCGTACTTCATCATCGTGGCCAACTCCTGGATGCAGCACCCCGTTGGTGTTGAGATGGTGGATGGGCGTCCCGTCATGACAGACGCCTGGGCAGTCTTCACCAACAACACAGCCCTGGTTGCAGTACCGCACACCCTGTTCGGCGCACTGGCCGTTGCTGGTGCCTTCCTGCTGGGAATTGCCTGGTACCACCTGTGGCGCAGGCGCCACGACGGCATAGACGTGGTGGGTGCAGACGGCAAGCTGATCCCAGGTGAGGCTGCGATTCCAGGCCGCGACAAGGCCGACTACACCGTGTGGATGACATCGCTAAGGATCGGTGCCGTGGTGGCCATGATTTCCTTCGCCGGAACTGCCATCACCGGCGACCTCCAGGGCAAGCTGATGTTTGAACAGCAGCCCATGAAGATGGCCGCTGCCGAAGCGGCCTGCCACGATGGCACCGGCTTCTCGGTATTGAGCGTGGGCAACCTCGGCGCCTCCAACTGTGACGACATTGTGGCGGTCATCGAAGTCCCGGGCATCCTGTCCTTCCTGGCCAAGGGTGACTTCACCACCGAGGTCAAGGGCGTCAACAGCTTGCTCGGCGAATACAAGGAAAAGTACGGGACCCACCTGCCGGACAACCCGCTCTACGGCGAGCGCGCCGGCCAGGAGATCCAGTATGTTCCCGTGATGGAAGTGACGTACTGGGGCTTCCGCATGATGATCGGCTTCGGTGGTATCGCAGCACTTGCCGCCCTGCTGGCCCTGTGGGTCACCTGCAAGGGCGTGGTGCCCCAGTCCAAGTGGCTCATGCGCCTGGCGGTCTTCGGGATCCTTGCTCCCTTCGGGGCCAACGCGGCCGGGTGGATCTTTACGGAGATGGGACGCCAACCCTTCGTGGTTGCCCCGAATCCTGACATGAACGGCATTGACCAGGTCTTCATGTTTACCGCGGCTGCTGTGTCACCCGGGGTCAGTGCGGGTGAACTCATGACCTCGCTGGTGGTCCTCACTGCCATCTACGCCGTGCTTCTGGTGGTTGAAGTGAAACTGCTGGTCAAGTACATCCGCGGCGGAGTGGCGTCGGCGATGCCTGAACTTGCCCACGCCAAGGACACGGACAAGCACGACAAGAACGACGACGGCCCGGACAAGTCCGGCGACGACGTCCTGGCATTCGCCTACTAGAAGCCAAGGGAAACTGACAATGGAACTGTTGCCAACTATCTGGTTCGTGGCCATCGCCGTTCTGTGGACCGGCTACCTCTTCCTGGAGGGCTTTGACCTCGGCGTCGGCATGCTCATGAAGCTGTTCGCACGCAACAACACCGACCGCCGCGTTCTGTTGAACACGATTGGTCCGGTGTGGGACGGCAATGAGGTGTGGCTGCTCACTGCGGCCGGTGCAACCTTCGCTGCATTCCCCCTCTGGTACGCATCTTTGTTCTCGGCGTTGTACCTGCCGCTGCTGTGCGTCCTCGCGGCCCTGATCTTCCGTGCGGTCGCCTTCGAGTACCGGGGCAAGGTGGACTCCGTCCGTTGGCGCAACCGCTGGGACTGGGCCATCGCCGTCGGCTCCTTCGTTGCCGCCTTCGGTATCGGCGCCGCCTTGGCGCTGACAACAACGGGCCTGCCGTTGAACGACAACGGGGACCGCGTGGGTGGCCCCATGTCATGGTTCAGCGGGTACGCACTCCTCGGCGGATTCGGTGTTGTGGCGTTCGCCCTGGTGCACGCACTGGCCTTCCTGGCGCTGAAGACCGACGGCGATGTGCGGCACCGGGCGCGCCGCTGGTTTGTGCGGCTGGTCCCGGTGGCGGTGCTGCCGATGTTCGGCTGGATGCTGGCGGTGCAGTTCCTGAGCGGGAAGCCGTGGACCTGGGCCCTGGTGGCAGCTGCGGTGGTTGCCGTAGTCCTGGCTTGGCAGTTGGCGCGGGCCGGATCTGAAGGCCGGGCATTTAGTGCCCTCGGCGCCTTCATTGTCTGCGCCACCGCCTCGATCTTTGGTGCAGCGTTCCCGGTGGTCATTCCTTCCACGATCGATCCCGCCTTCAACCTGACCATCTCCAACGCTTCGTCCTCGGACTACACACTGGGCTTGATGAGCATTGTTGCCGCAGTTGGGCTGCCGCTGGTGATTGCCTACCAGTCCTGGACGTACTGGGTATTCCGGCGGCGCGTCAGTGCAGCCCACATCCCCGAAGCGCATGGGTTCCTGCCAGCGATCGCCGCGAAGGTCCTGGTTTCGAAGGAACCGGGAGCAGCCGGTAACCAATCTGACAAGCGAACGCGCCCAGGAGCCTGAACGCCGATGAAACCCGTGTTCCCTTCCGGCCCGGCTACCCGCTCCGCCCTCTACACGATCGGCCTGCTGTCCGCCCTCAAGGCATTGTCCCTGGTGCTGATGGCGCAGGCGGTGGCGGTGATGCTGGCAGGCCTCGCCTCCGGGTCGGGGGATTGGAACAGCGGACTGGTCTGGGGTGCTGTGGGAGCTTTCCTGCGGTCGCTGACTGTGTGGGGCCAGGGGATTGCCTCCCGCCGGGCCGCCCTGGGCGTCAAGGAAGAGTTGCGCGCCGGGCTGTTGCGGCGGTCACTGGCTGACGGTGCCGCTTCACCGGTAGGGGGAATGAACGACGGCGGCCTGGCGATCCTCACGACGCGCGGCCTGGACGCGCTGGACGACTATTACACGCAATACTTGCCCGCCTTGGTGAACTGCGCAACGGTGCCGTTGCTGATCGGTGCCCGTATCCTGTTCGCCGACTGGGTCAGCGCAGTGGTGATCGTCCTGACCGTTCCCTTGGTTCCGTTGTTCATGGTCCTGATCGGCCGGCACACCGAGGACAGTGTCCGTGACGCGCAGACCACCCTGCGGAAACTCTCCGGGCACATTCTTGAGCTCGCCAAAGGCCTGCCGGTCCTGGTGGGCCTGGGCCGTGCCAGCGAGCAACGCGCAGCCCTGGAGGATATCTCCGAGCAATACCGCAGCCGAACCATGGGCACCCTCCGCACCGCCTTCCTTTCGGCGCTTGCCTTGGAGCTCATAGCCACGATCTCCGTAGCTGTTGTTGCCGTGTTCATCGGTGTCAGGCTCGTCGCTGGGGACATGGCTTTGGAAGCAGGGCTGTTGGCATTGATCCTTGCCCCCGACTGCTACCTGCCCCTCCGGGAACTGGGTACCGCCCACCATGCCAGCGACGACGGCCGCGCCGCCCTCGAAACCACCAATGCCGTGCTGGGAGCACCCACGCACCAGCGACTGCAATCAAGCCCCGGGTCACAAGAGCCTGCCGACACCGTGGTGACCGATCTTTCGGTGACGTACAGCAACAGGTCCGCGGCCGCCGTCGGGCCCCTCAGCTTTACCGCGCAACAGGGCAGGATCACCGCCCTGGACGGGGATAGCGGGACCGGAAAGAGCACCGTCCTCGCTGTCCTGGCCGGGCTCATCGGGCCGGGAACGGGGACAGCGGTCACCGGGCACGTCAGGGGCGCAGGACTAGGGACCGTGGCATGGGTGCCACAGCATCCTGTCATGGCAGCCGAAACCGTCCAGCAGGAAATTGAGCTCTACCTGGACGGCTACGACGGCAACACCGCCGAAGCTGCCGCCCGTGTCCTGAAGAAGACCTCAGCAGGCCACCTGGCGGCCAAGCACGCCGCTGAGCTGAGCCCAGGCGAACTCCGCCGTGTGGCACTGGCCCGCGGGCTGGCGCGCGTGGAAGCCGGAGCCACCCTGTTGCTGCTCGACGAGCCCACCGCCCACCTGGACCACTACTCCGCCAGCGTGGTGCGGAACGCCATCGAATCACTCCGCGGCTCGGTCACGGTGATCCTGGTGGCCCACGACGCCGCCACCCGGGCGCTCGCCGACCACCTGGTGCCCGTGGGGCGCAAGCACCCGTACCCGGCACCACCGATGGGGGAGGGCGCCGTACTCCCCGCCGGGGGCCACGCGGAAGCTAGCCCTGCGAATAACTCCGCAGGCCAGGACGGCCTCGTGCCGGCCGCGCACCGGTCCGGAAGCCTTCAACGCCTGCTCGGCGTCCTGAAACCCGTCCGTTGGAAGTTCGCCGCCGCCGGTGTCGTCGCAGTCCTGGCCGCCTTGTTCGCCGTGGCACTGTCCGGGCTGTCCGGATGGCTGATCATCAGGGCCAGCGAGCAGCCGCCCATCCTCTACCTGCTCGGGGCGATAGTGGGTGTCAGGTTTTTCGGTATTGGAAGGGCAGTCCTGCGGTACTGCGAGCGCCTGCTGACTCACGACGCCGTGTTCGCTGCCATGTCCCGCCTCCGGGGCGCCCTCTGGGCAACACTGAGCCGGAGGGCACTCTCCCTTCGTCGGCTCCTCCAAGGCGGCAACGTGTTGGGGGCCATCGTGGACGACGTCGACACCCTACGCGACCTCCTGCCTCGCGTTGCACTGCCTCCGGCCACCGCAGCAGGAGTCAGCGGAGCTGCCATCATCGCCACCACCCTCGTCATGCCCGCAGCAGTGCCCGCCGTGGTGCTGGTGTCAGTCATCGGCCTGGCCCTTGCGCCGCTCCTTGCCGTCCTGGCCGACAGGAACGCCGCAAAATCAGAACAGCAGGTGCGCTCCGTGGTGCTGAAAGGTGTCGCTGCGGCACTGGACGCACGGGCTGACCTGGCTGGCAACGGAGTGGGGGAGCCCGTGCTCCAGGACCTCCGCAGCAAGGACCGCGCGGCCACCGTCTCCGCCCAGCGCTCGGCATGGGCCGAAGGGCTCGGGCAAGCTGTGATCGTCCTGGCGTGCTCGCTGGCAGCCCTGTGGGCGGGTGTCCTCAGTGCTCCCTCGGTAGCCAACGGCTCCGCAGCACCCGAACTCGTAGCCGTGATCGTCCTCATGCTGCTGGCGCTGGTGGAACCCTTCGGGGGCATCGTGTCCGCCGTGCGCCAAGCCCCCGCGCTCGCAGCCGTCCTGCGCCGGTTGGCTGCTTCCGGAGCCTTGGACGCCGCGACCGCTTCGGAAGACCCCGGCGGCGGCCCCCGGCCGCTTCCTGACCGCGCCGGCAACGCGGGACTGGAGTTGAGGGGAGCTGCCGCGGCATGGCCTGGAGGTCCGAACGTGTTCGCTGGCCTCACGGCGGAAGCAGGACCCGGCCGCTGGCTCTCCGTCACAGGACCTTCCGGCGCAGGAAAATCCACGTTCCTGTCGGTACTGCTGGGCTTCCTCCCATTGACGCAGGGAACAGCGAAACTGACGGGCACGGCAGCGTGGTGCCCGCAGGAGGCGCACCTCTTCGACTCCACCATCCGTGGGAACCTCCTGCTTAGCCGGCCCGCGGCGGCCAAACCCACTGAGGCGGACATGCACAAGGCGCTGGCGGACGTCGGACTGGACGTCTTGGTGGAGTCATTGCCGGGCGGGCTCGACGCCCGGATTGGACCTGGCGGGTCCTTCCTCAGCGGCGGGGAACGGCAGCGGCTCGCGATGGCCAGGACTCTTCTCACCGGTGCCTCCATTTTGCTTCTGGACGAGCCCACCGCCCACTTGGATGCCGGCTCGGCCCGGGAAATGATGGCCATCCTCCGCAAGGGACTCAAGGACGTCACAGTGGTCCTTGTCACCCACAA
This Paenarthrobacter sp. GOM3 DNA region includes the following protein-coding sequences:
- a CDS encoding MFS transporter translates to MNVSESSDSARLAAVQRWPLYAAGFTTAFGAHAVAAGLGAESADIGLSLLGLGILLALYDIAEVFLKPVFGALSDRIGPKPVIVGGLVAFSLASLIGLWADQPAMLAAARLGQGMAASAFSPASSAGVARLAGGKTGHYFGRYGSWKGLGYAIGPLLGALAIMAGGFALLFLILSALGLVVAAWAAVAVPALAPLPRPRYTIVDVWRQSTERSFLGPTLVLAAATGALGAAVGFLPALAAREGLGTAGSVAVVTVLAVASSLIQPRIGRLRDRGLLADKPGMVAGLVAIALGTLMAGLLPGAGRTYCAAILIGLGIGVATPLAFAHLADSTPPERLGRTMGSAELGRELGDAGGPLLVGGVAVAAGLPWGLGALALAVGAAAFAAPAASPAKNSGAAKNGGASAPPASR
- a CDS encoding Chromate resistance protein ChrB; its protein translation is MIDERWLLILVQVPSQPSRHRVAVWRELRRIGAVPLSPGTWVLPVHPAFDDGLARAEELVAKGGGSWTLVDAAPRNQGADTFRSAYEAARLEEWSEFMADCGKFEQEIAKEISREKFTFAELEEEEQSLERLRRWFRELKSRDVLHLPQAGEAADHLARCVTALEHYASMVYEVTLPQ
- a CDS encoding M56 family metallopeptidase, with product MFWTSYLLAVLALILAWPVPVLLSRAQWPARSPFTAMVLWQAIALAGGLSMIGAMLVYGLEPVGDNLLAGLRSLAGMVFHNEPTTALGFWHLFALSAAALLTAHLVFTLLLTYYKIERQRRRHRELLALLASPSDDGPGTVVINHDSPVAYCLPGGARSVTVLSDGLMAALEPAELRAVLIHENAHLSQRHDLLLWAFAAWRQALPWFPTTRLAQTAVNSLIEMLADDVALRTESKGTLIKAIAIVASGSSQPTIGTHAFTTGGAVVEGSSVSATGGADSPRTTASRVSRLLSPQPPLTRGLRILVLAASILLLAVPTALLIVPGLLG
- a CDS encoding BlaI/MecI/CopY family transcriptional regulator, producing MASLGELERAVMDLLWAGQEAATANTLRDLLAQDSEAGDGSAGHQGKDLAVTTVLTVLSRLEKKGLVERERGTRPHRYQAVSSRADHTAELMHEVLGSAPDREAVLARFIGSVTESEAATLRKLLGYN
- a CDS encoding cytochrome ubiquinol oxidase subunit I, with protein sequence MDALEIARWQFGITTVYHFMMVPLTIGLGLVVAIIQTLWYRTGKPEYLRMTKFWGKLFLINFIMGVATGIVQEFQFGMAWSEYSRFVGDVFGAPLALEALLAFFVESTFLGLWIFGWKQLKRGVHLACLWIAVIGSVFSAYFIIVANSWMQHPVGVEMVDGRPVMTDAWAVFTNNTALVAVPHTLFGALAVAGAFLLGIAWYHLWRRRHDGIDVVGADGKLIPGEAAIPGRDKADYTVWMTSLRIGAVVAMISFAGTAITGDLQGKLMFEQQPMKMAAAEAACHDGTGFSVLSVGNLGASNCDDIVAVIEVPGILSFLAKGDFTTEVKGVNSLLGEYKEKYGTHLPDNPLYGERAGQEIQYVPVMEVTYWGFRMMIGFGGIAALAALLALWVTCKGVVPQSKWLMRLAVFGILAPFGANAAGWIFTEMGRQPFVVAPNPDMNGIDQVFMFTAAAVSPGVSAGELMTSLVVLTAIYAVLLVVEVKLLVKYIRGGVASAMPELAHAKDTDKHDKNDDGPDKSGDDVLAFAY
- the cydB gene encoding cytochrome d ubiquinol oxidase subunit II, with the translated sequence MELLPTIWFVAIAVLWTGYLFLEGFDLGVGMLMKLFARNNTDRRVLLNTIGPVWDGNEVWLLTAAGATFAAFPLWYASLFSALYLPLLCVLAALIFRAVAFEYRGKVDSVRWRNRWDWAIAVGSFVAAFGIGAALALTTTGLPLNDNGDRVGGPMSWFSGYALLGGFGVVAFALVHALAFLALKTDGDVRHRARRWFVRLVPVAVLPMFGWMLAVQFLSGKPWTWALVAAAVVAVVLAWQLARAGSEGRAFSALGAFIVCATASIFGAAFPVVIPSTIDPAFNLTISNASSSDYTLGLMSIVAAVGLPLVIAYQSWTYWVFRRRVSAAHIPEAHGFLPAIAAKVLVSKEPGAAGNQSDKRTRPGA
- the cydD gene encoding thiol reductant ABC exporter subunit CydD; the protein is MKPVFPSGPATRSALYTIGLLSALKALSLVLMAQAVAVMLAGLASGSGDWNSGLVWGAVGAFLRSLTVWGQGIASRRAALGVKEELRAGLLRRSLADGAASPVGGMNDGGLAILTTRGLDALDDYYTQYLPALVNCATVPLLIGARILFADWVSAVVIVLTVPLVPLFMVLIGRHTEDSVRDAQTTLRKLSGHILELAKGLPVLVGLGRASEQRAALEDISEQYRSRTMGTLRTAFLSALALELIATISVAVVAVFIGVRLVAGDMALEAGLLALILAPDCYLPLRELGTAHHASDDGRAALETTNAVLGAPTHQRLQSSPGSQEPADTVVTDLSVTYSNRSAAAVGPLSFTAQQGRITALDGDSGTGKSTVLAVLAGLIGPGTGTAVTGHVRGAGLGTVAWVPQHPVMAAETVQQEIELYLDGYDGNTAEAAARVLKKTSAGHLAAKHAAELSPGELRRVALARGLARVEAGATLLLLDEPTAHLDHYSASVVRNAIESLRGSVTVILVAHDAATRALADHLVPVGRKHPYPAPPMGEGAVLPAGGHAEASPANNSAGQDGLVPAAHRSGSLQRLLGVLKPVRWKFAAAGVVAVLAALFAVALSGLSGWLIIRASEQPPILYLLGAIVGVRFFGIGRAVLRYCERLLTHDAVFAAMSRLRGALWATLSRRALSLRRLLQGGNVLGAIVDDVDTLRDLLPRVALPPATAAGVSGAAIIATTLVMPAAVPAVVLVSVIGLALAPLLAVLADRNAAKSEQQVRSVVLKGVAAALDARADLAGNGVGEPVLQDLRSKDRAATVSAQRSAWAEGLGQAVIVLACSLAALWAGVLSAPSVANGSAAPELVAVIVLMLLALVEPFGGIVSAVRQAPALAAVLRRLAASGALDAATASEDPGGGPRPLPDRAGNAGLELRGAAAAWPGGPNVFAGLTAEAGPGRWLSVTGPSGAGKSTFLSVLLGFLPLTQGTAKLTGTAAWCPQEAHLFDSTIRGNLLLSRPAAAKPTEADMHKALADVGLDVLVESLPGGLDARIGPGGSFLSGGERQRLAMARTLLTGASILLLDEPTAHLDAGSAREMMAILRKGLKDVTVVLVTHNPEDIDPADARLELGAAGSAAPTGAAPGAGAAELVGRATPQ